TATTCAGCTTCAAGAGCATTCCAAGATTCATTAGCTCTATCTACAAATAATTGGCGAATATTTGCATTTTCACCTAAGCCGTGAATATATGTTGTTACATTGAAACCTTCTGCCTGTAATATTGATTTATGTGAGTCAGGTTCATCGCCTGCCATATCGTTGTTAGCATGGTCGCCTGCTACCATCATTAATGGCATTATAGTTACGTTTTTAATTTTTTGTGCTTTTAATTTAGGGATAATGTCTTCAAGATTTGGTTTACCTTCAACAGTGTAAATCATTACTTTTCCACCGTAAAGAGCATCTAAACGGTCTTGCATTACAGCGTAATAAGCATTGGCAGGGTCTGGTGTGCCATGAGCCATGATAAGCACAGCATCATCTTTGCCGAGTTTTGGCATTTGACTGCCGAGAGCTTTCATAGTGTCTTCTACGTCATCTCGTTGGTTTTCTTGTCCCATCCAATACATTAAAGGTGTACCGATTGTCATTTTCTTGAATTGATTTTTATAAATGTCATAAACGGCTGTTTTATAATTGTATTCCATGCCAGGAATTATATCCAAAGATGTAAGGGCTACGCGAGTATAACCTTCTGCTTTTAATTGAGCTAAAGCTTCTTCTGGTGTAGGAATAGTGATGCCTTCTTTGGCTTTTATGCGGTCAATGATGATATGGGAAGTAAAAGCAAGCACTACTTTTGTATCAGGGTGAGCTGCTTGAATTTGTTTTACAGTAGCTTCGATTGTTTTTGCACGTGTTTCTGGGTAAGTAGTTCCAAAGCTCATAACTAAGATAGCATCTTTGTTTGGAGCTTTTTGTAAATCCGCATCAGTTGTATTATAAGTACGAACACCTATTTGAGATGCTTGTAAAAGTGCAGGTGTAGCATCTTTTACTTCAGTATTGAGGCTGTAAGCTGCAAATGATGTGGTGCAAAAGCCTGTAAGTGCCATACAAGCCATAGATGCAATTAACATTCTTTTCCATTTTGATTTCATATTATCGTTCCTTTCTCTTTGTACAAACTAAAACTTAAAGTTGTCTATTAAAATTAATTGTGTTGTTGAGTGAGTGAGTGTTGATAGAAAGATTTTATTAATTTTAATAATGACAAACGATAAGTTTTCAAATGAGTTATCACGATAATACCTGCTTTAGTCTTTTTAGGTTAAAAGTTCAAAAAAAAAGAACCTTCTGCGCGCTAAAAGGTTCTTTGGATTGCTTAATAAAGCTTCAAATCTCCTACCTATCTCTCGCAGGTCATAACGGTGATTGACAAACAGGCAGTTCTTCTGACTCAAGTTCATAGCGTCTTCAAGCCTTCCCAGGATATAAAAAATATCCCAGTGACGTAATTTTGAAGTTGCTCCCTTCTACAGCGGCGGGACCGTAGCAGCTTATACTGCTTTCTCTATTAAGTCCAATAATGGACACCTGTTCCACTCAATATTAAATTATAAATTAAACTAATTGTATAATTAATTTAATCTCTTTTTTTACAATACCATTGTTATTCATATTTTGTCAAGGTATTTTACTGTTGGGAAACGTTTATGGTATCAGTGGCAAGTCCAAATTTTGTAATTCCTGCTCCTTTTAATTTATCTAAAAGTGCCATTATTTTTCCATAATCAATACTTTCATCAGCGCGAATGACAACTGCAAAATCAGGATTTTGACTGTATTGTACCTTGGCATTTTGAATTAGAGTTTCTTCATCAATGGGTTTATCTTCTAAGTACAAAGAGCCATCAGCTTTCATGGTAACGAGATAATTGACATTTGTCTGTGTTTGGGCATTAGCCACCTTAGGCATATTTACAGGGATTGTTTTTAAATCCACCATATATAAAGTGCTGAGCATGAAAAATACGAGTAAGAAGAACATGATATCAATCATTGGGATAATCATGACTTCTGGTTTGCGGAAAGAACGTCTGTTGCGAAGGCGCATTATTTATCACCTCTATTAATTAACCCTTCAATTAGTGAGAAGGCTTGTTCCATATCAGTTACAATATGGTCAATGCGCTGTACGAAATAAGAGTGAATGGCTAGTGAAATGATAGCAACACAAAGACCTGTAGCTGTAGCTATCAAAGCTTCACCGACGCCACCTGTAATGGCAATAGCTTGACCTTCTTGGAGATTGAAGATACTAAAAGCAGAAATCATGCCGACAATAGTACCTAGTAAGCCAAGCAGTGGAGCCATAGTTACAATTACATTTAAATAATACAGGCGAGCTCTAAATTTAGATAAGCTGATACCTGATTGAACTTCAAGCATTAACATGATGTTGATATTCTTGTTGTGCATTTTGTTAAAGGCAAAGCTTAATAAAGCAGCTAAATCTCCTTTAGTATTGTTTGCTAAATTTTTGGCTTCATCAATTTTGTCATTTACCATTAAACGGTAGAATTTATCGGCAAATTTTCTACCAGAGTCCGCTTTAGAAAAATAAAATAATCTCTCTACACCAACGGTAATTATAAAAATAGAACATAATAGCAGAATGTACATGACAAATCCGCCTTTATGAAAATATTCTACGCCTTGCATTAATAAATCCATAAAAAATCCTCCTGTTGTAAAACATCTAAAATAACTCATAAAAATGATAGTATTATAAATGAACATTGTCAATTAAACATTTTTATAAGCTATTTATTCAAGAGCCATTTAATTGCCATAGCTGTTCTTTGCGCAGAATTATGGTAATGGTTTCCATGATTTAATTGAAATACGGTATTAATTTTTTTAGCATGATAAAATTGTTCGATTTCTTTAGTATTTAATTCAACTTTCTTTAAAAATTGATTGCGTGATTTAGCTTCTTTATCACCTAAGGAAAAATATAAATATTTAGGAATTGTTTTCATTTCATGAGAAAAAATAAATTCTTTAAAATTAGGGAACCATAAAGAGCCAGAAACACTAGCACATCTTGAAAACAAATCTGTTTTATAAAGTGAGTAAATGGCAAATAAACCACTTAGTGAATAGCCTATGATACCTCGCCAAGCGATTGATTTTGATAGATTTTTTTCAACAGCAGGAATTATTTTTTGCGTTAAAAATGTTAAATATTCATCTGCCCCACCTGTATAAGAGTCGCCATTTTTGAAAATAGGCGGTGTATTCCATGGAACCATATCATAATTCCAGTTAAGATTACTGATGGATACGAGTGTAAAATCCTCATGATATGTATCTTTTATTAATTTATATATTGTGTTACTTTCATCAATATAGTTGTTTAAATAAATGATGGGTTTATTTTCTGTGTTACTTTCATAAATTAAAATTTTTTTGTTGTTTATAGTAAAATCTTTCATCTTATTCACCTGCTATCTATGATGTTTTAATTTGATTGTATATCAAAAAGAAAACTGAAAAAAGCTGAAAAACATGATATTATGTAGTAAATTTGAGAAATCAAAGAGATAAGGAAGTGCTTTAAATGATAACAACAAAAATAACAGTGGCACATAGTGATGTTGCATCGTTTTTATCAAAGTTTCAGAATGTTCCACGATTTTTGGCGTACTGCAAACAATGTCAAAATTACAATGCTAAATGGTCATGTCCAGAACTTACGATAAATCCTAAAACGTATTTAAATGATTATAGTGAGATTTATCTAATCGGTTTAAAAATAATTTACGATGAAGAAACAAAAAAAGAAATAAATACAAAAGAAAAAATAATTGATTTTACAACTAAATTATTGCGTAAAATGAAAAATCAATTATCAGATTGCTTATTGGAAGTAGAAAAAGAAATTCCAAATTCAGTATCATTTTCTTCAGGCGGTTGTGCGTGGTGTTGTAAATGTACAAGACCTAGTGGAAATCCATGTAGAAAACCAGAAAAAATGCGCTATTCGTTAGACTCTTTTGGTATAGATTTAAGTAGAGTTACAGAAGAATTTTTAAATATAAAGCTTTTATGGGGCCTAGATGAATTGCCAGATTATCATACATTAATTCATGCTATAGTTGTTAAAAAAGATACTGATTGCGAATTATTAATGCAAAAATTAAATGCTATCAAAATTAATGCTATACAATTAAATAAAAGTTTGAAATAAATAATAAAAAACAGCGTATGACAATAAGTCATACGCTGTAGTTTTAAAAAGAATCTTTCCTCCTATAAAGTTAAGGGAAATATAAAATTGGGGGAAAGAAAGAGAGTTAGCAAATTATTTTAATTTCCAAGCGATGTCGGAAAGGAATAATTGGTCTTTGAAAGCATCGAGGTCGAGGTCTTTTGTGATATGAACGAATTCGATACCCATGATGTTTGCCCAGTCGCGGAGTTGTTCAGCAGTTACAGTGTAGCTGATTACGCAGTGATGAGCACCACCTGCTAAAATCCAAGCTTCAGCGGATTTTTCAAGGCAAGGAAGTGGTTTCCACATAACGCGAGCAACAGGGAGGTTTGGCATAGGCATGATAGGTTTAACGCATTCAACATCGTTTACGATAAGACGCATTCTGCCACCCATATCGATTAATGTAGCAACAATTGCTTTGCCTGCTTTACCTTCAAATACGAGACGAGCTGGGTCATCTTTGCCGCCGATACCGAGTTCATGAACTTCGATTTTTGGTTTGCCAGCAGCAACGCTTGGGCATACTTCAAGCATGTGAGCACCGAGGTTGTAGCTATCTTCGCCATCTTTACCGAAATGGTAAGTATAGTCTTCCATTAAAGCTGTACCTTCATCAATGCCCTGTGCCATAGTTTTCATAACAGCAGTGAGGCAGGAAATTTTCCAGTCGCCTTCAGGACCGAAGCCATAACCTTGAGCAGTCAAATCTTGAGTTGCAAGACCAGGAAGTTGGTCCATACCATAGAGGTCTTCAAATGTATTTACAAATCCATCAGCATCATTATCTTCGAGGAATTTTTTAATGCCGACTTCCATTTTTGCTTGATAGCGAACAGATGCAATGTTATCTGTATTCATTTCATATTTTGCTTCATATTCTTTTACTTGAGCATCAATCTGTTCTTCTGTTACAGCGTTGATGTATTGTACTAAATCGCCAACAGCCCAAGTATTTACAGACCAACCAAATTTGATTTCAGCTTCTACTTTATCGCCTTCAGTTACTGCAACGTTACGCATATTG
The window above is part of the Megamonas hypermegale genome. Proteins encoded here:
- a CDS encoding sirohydrochlorin cobaltochelatase, translating into MKSKWKRMLIASMACMALTGFCTTSFAAYSLNTEVKDATPALLQASQIGVRTYNTTDADLQKAPNKDAILVMSFGTTYPETRAKTIEATVKQIQAAHPDTKVVLAFTSHIIIDRIKAKEGITIPTPEEALAQLKAEGYTRVALTSLDIIPGMEYNYKTAVYDIYKNQFKKMTIGTPLMYWMGQENQRDDVEDTMKALGSQMPKLGKDDAVLIMAHGTPDPANAYYAVMQDRLDALYGGKVMIYTVEGKPNLEDIIPKLKAQKIKNVTIMPLMMVAGDHANNDMAGDEPDSHKSILQAEGFNVTTYIHGLGENANIRQLFVDRANESWNALEAE
- the araA gene encoding L-arabinose isomerase produces the protein MKKLQDYKFWFIVGSQFLYGPEALKSVEDDARKMVDGLNASGKLPAKIEFKAVGTTAEVIDRFVMDANYDDTCAGIITWMHTFSPSKMWIRGLKKLQKPYLHLHTQYNQEIPNEGIDMDFMNLNQSAHGDREHGFIGTRMRLARKVVVGYWETDAVQQKIASWMRTAIGVIASRTLKVVRFGDNMRNVAVTEGDKVEAEIKFGWSVNTWAVGDLVQYINAVTEEQIDAQVKEYEAKYEMNTDNIASVRYQAKMEVGIKKFLEDNDADGFVNTFEDLYGMDQLPGLATQDLTAQGYGFGPEGDWKISCLTAVMKTMAQGIDEGTALMEDYTYHFGKDGEDSYNLGAHMLEVCPSVAAGKPKIEVHELGIGGKDDPARLVFEGKAGKAIVATLIDMGGRMRLIVNDVECVKPIMPMPNLPVARVMWKPLPCLEKSAEAWILAGGAHHCVISYTVTAEQLRDWANIMGIEFVHITKDLDLDAFKDQLFLSDIAWKLK
- a CDS encoding ExbD/TolR family protein, encoding MRLRNRRSFRKPEVMIIPMIDIMFFLLVFFMLSTLYMVDLKTIPVNMPKVANAQTQTNVNYLVTMKADGSLYLEDKPIDEETLIQNAKVQYSQNPDFAVVIRADESIDYGKIMALLDKLKGAGITKFGLATDTINVSQQ
- a CDS encoding MotA/TolQ/ExbB proton channel family protein, producing the protein MDLLMQGVEYFHKGGFVMYILLLCSIFIITVGVERLFYFSKADSGRKFADKFYRLMVNDKIDEAKNLANNTKGDLAALLSFAFNKMHNKNINIMLMLEVQSGISLSKFRARLYYLNVIVTMAPLLGLLGTIVGMISAFSIFNLQEGQAIAITGGVGEALIATATGLCVAIISLAIHSYFVQRIDHIVTDMEQAFSLIEGLINRGDK
- a CDS encoding DUF2284 domain-containing protein, which gives rise to MITTKITVAHSDVASFLSKFQNVPRFLAYCKQCQNYNAKWSCPELTINPKTYLNDYSEIYLIGLKIIYDEETKKEINTKEKIIDFTTKLLRKMKNQLSDCLLEVEKEIPNSVSFSSGGCAWCCKCTRPSGNPCRKPEKMRYSLDSFGIDLSRVTEEFLNIKLLWGLDELPDYHTLIHAIVVKKDTDCELLMQKLNAIKINAIQLNKSLK
- a CDS encoding alpha/beta hydrolase; its protein translation is MKDFTINNKKILIYESNTENKPIIYLNNYIDESNTIYKLIKDTYHEDFTLVSISNLNWNYDMVPWNTPPIFKNGDSYTGGADEYLTFLTQKIIPAVEKNLSKSIAWRGIIGYSLSGLFAIYSLYKTDLFSRCASVSGSLWFPNFKEFIFSHEMKTIPKYLYFSLGDKEAKSRNQFLKKVELNTKEIEQFYHAKKINTVFQLNHGNHYHNSAQRTAMAIKWLLNK